Below is a genomic region from Rosa chinensis cultivar Old Blush chromosome 5, RchiOBHm-V2, whole genome shotgun sequence.
GCCTTTAAGAAGTCCAGGTTTGGAAGGTCTGTGGATGACACTCTCTCTGCTCCATATGATAAATCTAGCAGTCTTCCTGCGGCTTTGCCAAAAACTAAATATGCAACCTCAAAATGGGAGCTTTGTAAAGCATGCTTTTCACGAGAACTACTGTTGATCAGCAGGCATAGGTTTCTTTACACATTTAGGACCTGCCAGGTATATGCTTAATTTACTCGGTCCCTCAAgtgctattttcattttcaaatgtataattcttttcatttttaatcTGTATGTCATACGTTTTGAAGGTTGCATTTGTTGGGGCTGTGACATGTACAATGTTTTCTAGATTGAAATTACACCCGACAGATGAAATAAATGGCAACCTTTATCTTTCTTGCTTGTTCTTTGGGTTGGTGCACATGATGTTTAATGGGTTTTCCGAGCTACCTCTTATGATATCTCGGCTTCCAGTCTTTTACAAGCAAAGAGACAATCACTTTCATCCTGCATGGGCATGGTCTGTTGTTAGTTTGCTTCTGCGCATACCTTACTCTATTATCGAAGCTGTTGTATGGTCTTGTGTCGTATACTACTCGGTTGGATTTGCCCCTGGTGCTGGGAGATTTTTCCGCTTCATGTTTTTGCTGTTCTCTGTGCACCAAATGGCTTTGGGTCTCTTCCGGACAATGGCATCTCTTGCAAGAGATATGGTCATTGCCAATACATTTGGATCAGCTGCACTAattattatattttcttttggtgGATTCATCATTCCCAAAGGTAATAAATCTTTTGCTTGGTTAGAAGATTGGTTATTATTAGTAATTTGCCTTGTTATATGTCTGGTAAGTGGTAACTGACCTACctgccttttctttttcagctaGCATTAAGCCATGGTGGGAATGGGCCTTTTGGATATCACCACTATCATATGGACAACGTGCTCTTTCTGTCAATGAATTTACGGCTGTAAGGTGGATCAAGGTATTCTTATGTCAATTTTGAGTCAAATGATCAAAATGCTAATTACTTCCTTATTTTGTTCATGAGATGTGAATTCATTGTTTAACGCTTTGGGAACTTTGCAGATATCTCCTCTAACTAACAGAACAATTGGGCAAAGTGTTCTCCAAGAACACAACTTACCAAATGGCGATTACTGGTATTGGATTGGAGTTGGTGCTCTGTTAGCTTATGCATTGCTTTTCAATTGCATAGTGACTCTGACCTTGATGTACCTAAATCGTGAGTTTGAAAGAAATTTGTGTGTTTGTATCTCCAGTTAATGCATTCAGTTTATAAATTAAACATATATATTGTTTTGTGTTCATGTTTTATTTGTATATCATCTCTAAGAATGTTGTTCATCACATGTTCTTCACAGCACTAAGGAAAAATCAGACAGTGCTTCCACTTGATGACACACAAGAGAGTCCTGCTGCAGATGGTCAGTCTCAACTCCACCATCCACCTCATGTTTTCATATATTTAGATATTTAGGAGGTCCAGTCGATTTGTAATAGTTACAATACCCTGATTATGCAGGGGGTAAATATAAGACCGAATCTATCCCAAAATCAACTGGAGATAACGGCCCAAGAAAGGGAATGATCTTACCATTTCAGCCATTAACAATGACTTTCCACAATGTTAACTACTCTGTTGACATGCCAAAGGTGTGCATCCTTTCAGCTTTACTTTCTTTTAGCTAATGAGACCTAGTTTGTAGCCCTTCAAGTTTATGTAGTATATATTTTAGGTAAAGCAAACGGGCATCTTTAATATTTGTAGGAAATGAAGTCACAAGGTATACCAGAATCGAAGTTGAAACTCTTGTCGGAGGTGAGTGGAGTATTCTCACCAGGTGTTCTTACAGCTTTAGTTGGGTCTAGTGGAGCTGGAAAGACCACTTTGATGGACGTCCTTGCTGGTAGGAAAACTGGTGGATACATAGAAGGAGATATCAAGATATCTGGTTACCCGAAAGAGCAACGTACTTTTGCAAGAATAGCAGGATATGTTGAGCAAAATGACATACATTCTCCTCAACTTACAGTTGAAGAGTCTCTATGGTTTTCTTCTGCTCTTCGCCTTCCGAAGGAAGTCAGCACAGAGAAAAGACTTGTGAGTTGGTGCATGCGACTTAtgatatttatatttgtttttctttccctCTTTGTTCCAACTTATTTTTTACATAACCTTACTATGTTAACATTGCAGGAGTTTGTCGAAGAAGTAATGAAACTAGTAGAGCTTGATACTCTAAGGCATGCTTTGGTTGGTTTGCCAGGCAGTTCAGGCTTATCAACAGAGCAAAGAAAACGCTTAACAATTTCTGTTGAGCTTGTTGCCAACCCTTCAATTATCTTTATGGATGAACCCACATCTGGACTTGATGCAAGGGCAGCAGCCATTGTGATGAGGACTGTTCGTAATACAGTTGATACAGGAAGAACGGTGGTCTGCACTATACATCAACCAAGTATTGACATATTTGAGGCATTTGATGAGGTACCGTTGGATTATTATCTTACAGTTTTAAATATGATGTTCCGTCCACTTTTAAATATGATCTTCATCTGAATTTCCTTAATTTGATCCACAGCTTCTTCTTATGAAACGAGGGGGGCAAGTTATTTATGGAGGAAACCTAGGCCAGCACTCCCAGACAATGATAAACTACTTTCAGGTAAAAATTTCATTTGTTACTACTTAATACACAATCTAATAGGTTCACTACTATATCAAATTGGAATAATATGTAGTGTTTCTTTGAGTGTGTCCTCATTACTGTTTTCTTCTGCAGGAGATCAATGGAATCACTCCGATTCCAAGCGGGTACAATCCAGCAACCTGGATGCTGGAGGTAACCACACCGGCTTGTGAACAGAGAATTGGGGAAGACTTCGCTAGCATATACAGAAAATCAGAGCAGTACAGGTACCTTGGTTTGATGTTGTGGCAATAGCTACAGTGAGCAAGACCTCTGCTGCTTCTGTCTACTTCGTTCTCTGTTCTTACTAGCAGCAATTGGTTCTTACAAGTATCACGTTATGCTATTTCTTGTATAACCATCTTCACATTCTTGCTGTAGGGAGGTGGAAGAGTCCATCAAGCAGTTTAGCACTCCTCCAGCTGACTCAAAACCATTAGAGTTTGCTTCCACGTATTCACAAAACACATTGGCTCAATTTTGGACCTGCTTATGGAAACAAAATCTTGTGTATTGGAGAAGTCCACAATATAATGCCATGAGGTTAATCTTTACTACGCTTGCTGCATTGATATTCGGTTCAGCATTTTGGGATGTTGGTACAAAAAGGGACTCAATTCAATCATTGATGATGGTTATGGGAGCTCTTTATTCTGCTTGCCTGTTTCTTGGGGTCAATAACGCTTCTTCAGTTCAGCCAATTGTTTCAATTGAGAGGACAGTATTTTATCGAGAGAAAGCAGCTGGAATGTATTCTCCTTTCGCTTATGCAGCGGCCCAGGTAAGTCCCTTTACAGTACTGAGTATTAAGATTAATTATCATATTGTATTTCTGGAAAGCAagagtatatatatttatatattttctttgcCTTCTATTTCCATGCAGGGCCTTATAGAGATCCCATACATTGCTGTACAGACAATAGTATACGGGGTGATCACATACTTCATGGTCAATTTTGAAAGGACAATCAGTAAGTTTTCTAATTCTTCCATTGGAATTGAACTCTTTGTTAACCATGCTATCATCGTCACTAATATGTCTTCCCTTGTTGCAGCAAAATTCTTGCTCTATATTCTGTTCATGTTCCTCACATTCACCTACTTCACCCTTTATGGCATGGCGGCTGTTGGTCTCACTCCCTCTCAACACCTGGCAGCTGTCATCTCTTCTGCATTTTACTCATTGTGGAATCTCCTCGCCGGTTTCCTCATCCCCAAACCAGTTAGTAACAAATCCTTTTTCCATAAAATAATGTCCTGCTATATTATCTTACCTACATTGATCTTGTCACGTTTCTTACAGCTTAAGCGTTTGGGATTCAGTTTGTGCAACACTTAAAACCTTTGTTCATTAATTAACCAACTCTTACTTGTTGTGTCGTTTCAGAACATCCCGCCATGGTGGATATGGTTTTACTACATCACCCCAGTTGCATGGACACTTAGAGGTATTATCACTTCCCAACTTGGTGATGTGGAGACCATTCTTGTCGGACCGGCGTTTAAGGGCACTGTGAAAGAATACTTGGAAGTCAGCCTTGGCTATGGCCCTGGAATGATTGGAGTTTCAGTAGCTGTGCTACTGGGTTTCAACGTCCTTTTCTTCAGTATCTTTGCCTTCTCCATCAAATTTCTTAACTTCCAGAGAAGATAGACGGGTGAAGGTTCAGTTTATATCAGTGCTTCATGACATCATTCTTCTACAAGAGGCCCAAGTCATCAGAAAGAGGCAAAAGTACTAGCATGAATGAATTGCTGGAACAACTCAAAGCTCAAGTGGCAGGGGGTCTTCAATCTGCCCAGCCATAGAAATAAGCATTCTTATGCACTAGTATTATAATCAGCAAATTAATCACACAACCTTATCCTTCTCTAGCTCCTTACAAGAATTCTTGAGGATAGTTGCAAATATTTTTTGGATGCATTATACAATGAATTAATGAACTTTAGTTATGTTATATCAATGTAACTGAGGAAGCATGGTAAAGATGACTGTCAACTGTGTATCCTGCTATGAAAACTCAGTATCCCTGGTAATAGATTCACACCAAGCATACCTTGTATAGTTGTATCTAATTAATTCCCCTCCCCCCCCCATGTGTGTTTGTGTTCTGAGATCCATTCTTCTCTTTCATTGACATTCacagttgagacttgagagagaTCCGGAACAAAGAAATGTGCCCTATAATCACTTGGACTTTCACTATTCACTTGGTACTGACCACAGGCCAGAGCGCAGAGATTTAGTCACAGAATAAGGCATATTTCTTGTTATCAACCATGACGAACTTCCAAAACACAAGGTTTCTTTTGTAGCAAAGTTTCGAAGGCACATGTGTCATACAACAGATGAGGGGTCTCTCTGGTTTTCTTCTGTTCTTTTCCTTCTGAAGGAAGTCAGCATAGAGAAAAGACTTGTAACTGCTGGATATGACttatattactcattctttttaattttcctcATTTTTCCAGTTAACATAATTTTACCATGTTTACATTGCAGGAACTTGTCAAAGAGGTGATGAAACTAGTAGAGCTTGATAGCTTAAGGAATGCTTTGGTTATTGGTTTTGCAGGAAAGTACGTTCATGTTTATCAACAGAGATGAGTGCTCATAATTGCTGGCGAGCTTGTTGCCATCCTTCAATTATCTTTATCGGATGAACATGAACTTGCATCTGGCTCGTTGCCCTTTTCATAAGGACCGTTCGTAATACTGCTGATACAGGAGAACAAGTTTGGGAGCCTTTCCCATAGGCAGAAATATGCTAGTTGTGATACAAACTCAAGTTTTTCAGTTGCCTTCTTAATTACGCTCGTGGTGACAAGTCAACATAGCTCATATAATGGCTTAGTTTTATGGTTCTCATTACCAGAGCTCTTCATGATAGTTACAGTGTATTGAGATCCTATATATGTAACCATGAACTTTAGCAATGTAGCAAGGGAAGCGTGCTAAATAATAATATCACTAGACTGCCATGGATAAACTGCATGTCGAAATTGAGTTATACTGTGAGGCTTAGACTTCAGTTATCACTCTTCATGTAATCTAATGTAGACAAA
It encodes:
- the LOC112166632 gene encoding ABC transporter G family member 31, producing the protein MAASNGSEYFELGIEGPNETFARPSNAESVAEDEEELMWAAIKRLPSQKQSSTAILKSDKSETIDVRKLDRHNRELVVSKALATNDQDNHRLLCAIKERLDRVGLEVRKVEVRYENLNIVADVQTGSRALPTLINYTRDGIEGFLTSCRIFKPKRRSLKILNNVSGVIKPGRMTLLLGPPSSGKSTLLTTLAGKLDSSLKKSGSITYNGHNLDEFCVQRTAAYISQTDNHIAELTVRETLDFAARCQGASEGFAAYMKNLAKLEKEKNIRPDPVIDAFMKASSVGGKKHSITTDYVLKLLGLDVCSDTIVGNDMLRGVSGGQRKRVTTGEMAVGPRKTLFMDEISTGLDSSTTYQIVKCIGNFVHHMEATVLMALLQPAPETFELFDDLVLLSEGYVVYQGPRAEVLEFFESLGFKLPPRKGVADFLQEVTSKKDQAQYWADHSKPYAYISVSEIAEAFKKSRFGRSVDDTLSAPYDKSSSLPAALPKTKYATSKWELCKACFSRELLLISRHRFLYTFRTCQVAFVGAVTCTMFSRLKLHPTDEINGNLYLSCLFFGLVHMMFNGFSELPLMISRLPVFYKQRDNHFHPAWAWSVVSLLLRIPYSIIEAVVWSCVVYYSVGFAPGAGRFFRFMFLLFSVHQMALGLFRTMASLARDMVIANTFGSAALIIIFSFGGFIIPKASIKPWWEWAFWISPLSYGQRALSVNEFTAVRWIKISPLTNRTIGQSVLQEHNLPNGDYWYWIGVGALLAYALLFNCIVTLTLMYLNPLRKNQTVLPLDDTQESPAADGGKYKTESIPKSTGDNGPRKGMILPFQPLTMTFHNVNYSVDMPKEMKSQGIPESKLKLLSEVSGVFSPGVLTALVGSSGAGKTTLMDVLAGRKTGGYIEGDIKISGYPKEQRTFARIAGYVEQNDIHSPQLTVEESLWFSSALRLPKEVSTEKRLEFVEEVMKLVELDTLRHALVGLPGSSGLSTEQRKRLTISVELVANPSIIFMDEPTSGLDARAAAIVMRTVRNTVDTGRTVVCTIHQPSIDIFEAFDELLLMKRGGQVIYGGNLGQHSQTMINYFQEINGITPIPSGYNPATWMLEVTTPACEQRIGEDFASIYRKSEQYREVEESIKQFSTPPADSKPLEFASTYSQNTLAQFWTCLWKQNLVYWRSPQYNAMRLIFTTLAALIFGSAFWDVGTKRDSIQSLMMVMGALYSACLFLGVNNASSVQPIVSIERTVFYREKAAGMYSPFAYAAAQGLIEIPYIAVQTIVYGVITYFMVNFERTITKFLLYILFMFLTFTYFTLYGMAAVGLTPSQHLAAVISSAFYSLWNLLAGFLIPKPNIPPWWIWFYYITPVAWTLRGIITSQLGDVETILVGPAFKGTVKEYLEVSLGYGPGMIGVSVAVLLGFNVLFFSIFAFSIKFLNFQRR